The Enterobacter asburiae genomic sequence AGCCGTTATCTGAATACCTGGTATGGGGTCAGCGAGCAGCAGAGCCGCCGCACCGGATATCGCCGCTATGCTGCGCCGGGTGGATTCTATGGCGTCGACACCAGCCTGACCTGGAGCCATCAGTTCGATGCTCACTGGGGGACGGTGCTGAGTGCGGACTACACCTGGCTGGGCGACCATGCGAATAACAGCCCGATCGTAATGCGGCGTAATGAAGGGTCTGCAACCGCCGCTATCACCTGGACATTTTAAATTCGCGGAGCGCGATGTGGGCGAGGGGATTATTTCTTCTTATCCATCATCGCTTTTAAATCGGCAAACGGGTTAAACGTGGCGACGCCCACGTCTTTTTGCGCGTCTTCCCCTGCGACCACGGTGGTGCCGTACTGATCCGCTTCGGTGTATTTCGAATGCTCGTGATCGTGGCAAAACAGGCACAACAGCTCCCAGTTGCTGCCATCTTCCGGGTTGTTGGTATGGTCGTGATCGATATGGTGAACCGTCAATTCACGCAGATTGGAATAGACGAACTCCCGCGAGCAGCGTCCGCAGACCCAGGGATAGATTTTTAATGCTTTCTCGCGATAGCCGCTTTCCAGCCGCGCGTAGTTTTTAGGGATCAGAGCCATTGCCGGTTTTACCTGCCATGAAAAAAGTGGGGGATATTATATCCCATTATGCGGCGGAATGACGAACCACGCTATTCTGTCAATTTATTTGATGCTTTCCGTTAAATAATCGCCATTTATTCTCACCCGGTAATGCGTAAAGTAGGTACAACGCAAAGCATTCTCAGGACACATCGTTATGAAAAAGATCGGGTTTTTATCATTTGGTCACTGGACGCCTTCTCCGCAATCCGGCACGCGCTCGGCGGCAGACACGCTGCTGCAGTCCATCGATTTAGCCGTGGCGGCTGAAGAGCT encodes the following:
- the yajD gene encoding HNH nuclease YajD, encoding MALIPKNYARLESGYREKALKIYPWVCGRCSREFVYSNLRELTVHHIDHDHTNNPEDGSNWELLCLFCHDHEHSKYTEADQYGTTVVAGEDAQKDVGVATFNPFADLKAMMDKKK